One Seriola aureovittata isolate HTS-2021-v1 ecotype China chromosome 3, ASM2101889v1, whole genome shotgun sequence genomic window, ctccTGACACACCACGCAGAAACTCTGTCcctatctacacacacacacacacacacacacacacacacagacacacaaataaaaatgcttGGTTGCTAAGCTGAACAGCTAGGGTGGCAATAAGTAAATACTCCAATTATTGTAACTGAGGAGCTTGTATTTGAACATGCACTTTTGGGGCTGTTTTTATatctaaaaatacatataaatgtcTGCCAACCAAAAACAAGGGACACTGGACAGGGAAGTCACTGGGAAGGGATAAAGAACacgttttatttttatagaaatACTTAAGTGAATGACATTTGTGgaagaagatttttttaaataaatgcttCTGCTGATACCTGGGTAAgatataaaaaagtaaatatgatTGAACAGGACATTGTAATACTCTAATACTCTTTCAACAACTTAATTATAATGATATACAATGATATATGATATACCTTAGTGTCTGCACAGTCTGTAAGGCCCAGGTCTTGTATGATGACATCTACTCTGGCGTGTTTATCTGTGGAGGAGTGATGCTCAGGGTTGAGACGGAGGTTGGCACTGAACAACAGATTCTCTCTCACAGTCAGAGTTCCCATCAGGATGTCATCCTGGAGACACAAGGATGTTGTGCACACAGGATCGTAAGAAGAATCCACAGTAtataatgtaaaagaaaatgtgtgtatgtttgataTTTGTGTACCTGAACCACATAAGCAGAGCTAAGCCTGAGATCAGATGTGACAGCTTTTCCGTTTACCAAGACGTTTCCTTGGCGCAGACCGGCAGGGTCTTTTCTTCCTGCTATTACATCcagcagactgaaaaaaaagagtgacTGATATTCATTTGGCTTGagttataaatgtgtgtgaaacaatgcctgtgtgtttgtatacacAAGAACATGTCTCTTACGATGTTTTACCGCTTCCTGTTGCGCCCATGATGGCATTCATCCCAGGTTTCATGATGCCACTGTAAAAAACACGTCAAGTTAAATCAATTCTTTTGACAGAGGATATTTCTCCTTGAGAATTATTATTCTGTTGAGTTTAATATAGGTTGTAAAAATCTCTCAACTCTCAATCACATAGTTTGGAATCCCACCCCACTGCCCCACACTGTTTCTCCTGGAAAACCTTATTCATCAACACATTCATCAGTGTGTATCAAGTTATTCTGTATCTatgtaattcattttaatattttcactgaCCTTTTGGATAACAATTTGTACAGCAGGAAATAAATGAGCATGGCAAAAGTGACACTGAAATCTCTACTGCTGTAAAATTTGCTGCCTTTTGAGTGCCATTCATGCTTTAATTACTCAATTTAACTTACTGCATGTTGCTTTAATGGCCCTGAACCAAAGCTATGATTACAATACAATGGGGAAAGACTTATGGATAATGCAAATGTATCCCTTCTGGCTCAGACATTTGACATCTACCAGAGCATTGACTCTGTTTTCCTAATTTCCTATTCTTTCTCAGCCTGCCTTAACTCTAAATTTAATAATACACAAACGCAAGGACCTTTAAAATTCTTTAAAATGTACAAGTTTGATGAAATCAGCCACAACTTGAACAACCCATGACTTCAAAACTCATTGTCAGATGTCAAAGAATAACAACCATGATGCATACAGTATTGCATAAAAAAGGAGATGCACCAGTTCCATCAGTTGTATAGCATGTCATACAGTCACTACCCATTGATAATGCTTATCTTGATATAATTGTACGCCTATGTACATGCACATACTCACAGGTAACTTTCATGTCCTACCTCACATCTTTCAGAATATATTTTTCAGATCCAATCTTGCGGCAGAATCTCGTCTCCTGAACACAGTAGTGCAAGTTGCTGAATGTGACAGTCGGCCCTCGTTCCTGGAAATACTCGTCAAGGCCACAAACAACCTGCTCCCCCTTAGACATCTTCAAAACTGCACTGTTAccaacaaagaggaagaaaaggagtcAGAAAGTGGGGTTTAAAGAGAGAGACCGGTACAGTGTAACACAGACACCTGTGCAGTCTAACAGAGAGAGGTAGGTGAGAGGGCATACAATCAGTAAGTTTCTGTCATAACTCACCTGATCTTTGCACTCCCTCAATCCTTAGCCCATAGATTTATGGGTGTTGCCAAAAAGATAGTGTGACATTGAACTTTCCCCCCAAAATCTCAATGGCTGCAATAACTACATCCAAGATGCAAGACAGGCAAGAGTTGATAATAACAGATGACAGTGTTTATATTGTGTATACTGCAGCTTACGTAGTGCAAGAGTTGTCATTACATGTTTATTCATATTCAGGCTCATGGGAGAGCCCGAGCCAAAGACAGGGAAAATGTCCTAGACAGGTTTATACAGATACAGAATTTTGTGGAcccacacaaatacagagagTTCATGCAAACATACAACAAAGGGGCCAGGACCTTTGTCTTCTCATGGTGGCAACCATAATTCAAATACATACCAACTACAACTATATTAGTTCTTTTTGGGAACTGGAAAAAGAGATTTGCTCTCATTCAGCCACATGAGTTGTGGTTAGGTCCGACATTAATGTCAGGTGATAAGGCCTGGCTTGCAGTCAGTATTCCAGTTTCCAAAGATGTTGGATAgggttgaggtcaggactcTGTGCAGGCTAGTCAAGTTCAtccacaccaaactgggaaaCCATTTcttaagggttagggttagggtagtTTTACTATTGTTTACTAACTTCATGACTCACTCTTCGCCCCTTGAGATACTTCAGTGgttaaaatgtaacatgtaagTAACATGTAGACTTTCATTTACTCATGTACTGTACTTAACAACAGTTTTGATGtacattttgtgccatttcaCACTtctactccattacatttcagaggcaaatttctttttttacatttatttgacagctgtgactagtttcttttcagtttaaaattttacattgaaacatgagtttgtttttcttgtgacCCCCTTACAAAAAGCATTGCCTAGTTGTGTTTCCTtgtctgacatgtttttgtctttaaacttCTTAGATAGCTTTACTTAAACAGCTCTTTTGAGTTCCAAGGAGGCTAAACTGCCCtatatttgaaagaaaatcaaagattaCAGAAAAACTATAAACTGAGAGCAGATTTGTGTATcggaatgttttttttaatcaatttccTCTCCCATTTCACCACCTCACAGTTTTATCTGGTGAACCTTTTAAGAGGCCCAAATTAAAAGTAGCTCCACCTCGACCAGCTCCAACAGTAAAACGTGTAtcaataatgtaatttattataatGTATCAGCCATAAGGGCCAGCTTTTTGAAAAACAGGTACGTTTACTTTGATAATGTAAGTAAATTTAGCTGATGATACTTCTGTGGTTTTACTGGGTTGAGGTTTATATGCAGGGATTTATATGCAATGgcgtatttttttttacattgttggaTTGGTACTTTTACCccagtaaaggatctgaatacttcctccaccattGATTGGGGTGTCCTTATACTTTAGGCCACATGAAGCCGTGGGCTACATTTCCATGGCCAGGTTGCCCCCTGCCGGACAGAATGCTGCAtgtcagacaacacacactCGCCGTCAACgttgtttttctctgaccttttctctttttttccattatcCAATCAGGCTTCGTGGTTGGCCCCAAGACCCGCCTAGAAAAGTCGTCGCAGCCAATCACTTTCCAGTACAGCGACAAAATGGGCGTGGCCATCTCAAGTAATTCTAAGGTGTTGTCATCGCGTTCTTTACTCTGGTGTGTTCTACACTGGGCGTACGGGCGTAGTGTTAAATCTCCACAATGTGGCTCTAGCAACGGCtattgtttccttttctgtaCATTGTTAGGGTTGTGTAACGTATTTTTCTTACAACATACAGAAGGAAGACAGTTAAGTGCCTCCGGAAACCCAACAAGCTTGAATTTCACACGAAAGGCTAGCTCATAAGCTACTAGCTAACGCCTTACGTTAGCtatggaggagaggaaagaggagggagaagcgGAGATCCAAGAGCACGGCCCCGAGCACTGGTTCTCCAAATGGGAACGGCAGTGCTTAGCAGAGGCCGAACAGAATGATCCAAATGAGGAGGAGACGGAACAAAGTCAGCAAAAGCTGTGGCACCTGTTTCAGAACTCAGCCACCGCGGTAGCACAGCTCTACAAAGGTCTGTACTAAAGATCCCGAAGTTCGGGTTAGGCTAACTGTCAGAGCTAGTGCTAACGAAAGCTAACCCCGCTAGCTAATGATAACGCCGGGTGGGGAGAGACACAAAGGGCACCGGCTAGGCTAACGGTGTTAGCTGTTCgcagctgtttttcttcagcttaACCAGCTCGATTCCATGGTTGTGTTGCATGACACCAGAATGTGTATTCTTTCAAAACTGTATCAAGGCCATGATTCTGCGATTTTCTTCACGCCTCGATATCATGACCTGGTTCCGTTGCTAGCTCACGGAAGCTAACATTATCAGCAGCCGGGGCTAGCAGCCGATGACCGTGTCCGAGTGTGGGACAACAGGGCTGAATCTGGCTCAGAGTGGCCTGAGCTGTCAGGGGCCTGCGTGGCTGAACAGATTGATAAGTAGTTCAGCTAAGCGGCTCTCAGTCACCGGCTAACTCAGCGGTGTGTATGTTCACCGATGCCAGCACATATGCTCTCCTCATGGCacactaaaaatgtttttgtccacCCGTTAACAGACACCTAGCTCGTCAAAATGGCGATACACAGGGAGGAGTTTTTTCGACTGAAAACAAGTCGTTTGTTGACGGTCAAATGCAGTGATAATTGTCGCAGCGGTGCGGTGGATGTTGATGAGTTAACGgcacaaagacattttattccAACACTTATTCCGATAGACTTTTGCTGATGACTTGTTTGTTGTCAATATCCAGAACAAAATGGCGAAATGATTAACGTGAATGTTGTCTTGTTGAAGTCTCGGTCTGCCCTGCGGAGTTTCTTTTAACATTAcacttgtattttgtttttaggaAAAGGTATGGTTTTCCGTCAGCTTCTACTATTGGCTTACATTGACACACATAAACCTGGCCCCGTTTAAAAAGTCTGTTGAAAATGGTGACATCATGTTTGATAATTAATTTGACCTATATGTGAATAAGTGAGTAAAATGTCCATGATTGCCTTGTTCGCCAGTTTCCAGGCAGACCTTATTTGACCACACTGCGatgttttgtaatatttgcAACTACTTTTCTAGTGCACTCATTATCCATCACTTAGTCTATAAATCTTGCTTGTTAAAATGCTTCTGCTTTCAAACTCCTCCCACTGTATGTTCAGACTGTAACACAGCTGTATCTACATAAAACTTAATACCTCTTCATTTCCAGAGGAAACCCTATGGACAGCTCCTGTACATTAGATGTAAAGATTTACAGACAAATTTGAACTTGTAAAGTGATGACTGGTAATAGTCTTTTAACTTTTATACTTATATTTTTGTGGTAAACCCAAACGTTGGCTGGAGTTACCAGTTCTTTATATACACTGTTCTGCATCAATACTCTTCATACACACCATTGCAGTTATTTTTGTTCAGATTGGTAGTAAAATGTGCACCAGTCACTTGTTAGTTGTCATATAACGACACTGAAATTGTTAAGCTTACTAACAAACTGGTATAATGAAACCATAGTGCCTTAAGGTAGCTGTGGGATTTAAGCTTGAAAACATTCTGTGCTGAAAGCAATGTCATTTAGTTACTTAGTTTTCTCTTTGGGTATACATACGTGCAGCTGGattatatcatttcatttatatcaGACTGTTTGTACTTGAATTTCTATGGAGAAGACGTGATCTTTGCATGGAGAGTTGGTATTTACGCAGCAGCaatgttattttaaagttaTCATGATCTGACCaactttttgcatttaattGACAGATAGAGTATGTCAGCAGCAAGGCCTCTCTCTCTGGGTGCCCTTCCAGAATGCAGCCACAGCTGTTACTAACCTGTATAAAGGCAAGTAACTTTGACTATTACCTATGTTGTGTTTCACTCTCTGTGTTTTGGGCATTTTGATATCCTGTATGTAAGTGAGTTCATAGTAAATTAACTTTGATTGTGATGTCCAGATTTGCCAAAAACATTTGTCCTTGCATGTCACCAGAGAGTATGGAGGCCCGTCAGCGGAGCTATGACCTGGGCATTCACTTAGGCTATCAGCGCAGAAATAAAGAGGTGATTGCATGGGTGAAGAAACGCAGAAGAACTATCAGGCGAGAGGACCTCATCAGCTTCCTGTGCGGCAAAGTTCCACCTCCACGGACAGCTCGTGCCCCACCTAGGGTTGCCATGGTGTCTGCAAGCCGACCATCTCCCCCCGAGACAGGCAGTTCTGTGGAGACCGACCTGCAGCCCTTCAGAGAGGCAATTGCACTGCACGGTTAGTCAAAATGTCGTCTTCAATTAGAAGCTGTTGCCTTGTGAGAGTGCCATGCTGGAGTTATATAGCATATGGAGTGCTGtagtttacattttctttttttcctctccaggcCTTAGCGGTGCCATGGCAAGCATTTCTGTTCGCTCTGGTCCTCCTGGTTCCCCAACTCACCCCGCCCAGTCCCTCAGTCGTCGTAGGAATGGTCTTCATGACGTGGACCTCAACACCTTCATCGCCGAGGAGATGGCCCTCCATTTGGATTCCACAGCCAATCGTAAACGAGGCCCTGCCCCctgtagtgatgtcatcacagacTCGCCAACTCATAAACGTAACAGGATGCTCTGAACTTTTCCTACACCACTaatccctcctctgtcctctcctcggTGGCCGACTGGACAGCTGATGAGGACTGATGCCTTGGCCAACCATTGAAATCTTCCTCCTATTCATCTTAGTTGCAATGCTACGAATAAAGAAAAACTTAGTTATTACCAGCCCACATagttcttattttctttcaccCCCTCACACCTGTTGTCTCACACAACTCACACGACTCCTCTCCATGTTAAAGTTTTGTTCTTCTTCAGAAAGATTTTCTTTCCCATTTATGTTTGGATGCCCTCAGTAGAAACTGATATGGGAGCGAGCACGACACACTTGAAATCCTTAAATTGCAGAATGTTGCGTTTAGACATTGTGTATTGGCCGGGCTCCTTTGTGCTTCACATCTAATAAGCAGATGAACCAGGCTGTTGCCTACTGTTTGCTGTTCCCTCATCCCTCAAACGtacttccttctcctcttctgtggAGTGCTGGCCAAACCAGACAGGACTGAAGCTTGGGCTCCTCGGGAGGCTGAACTGCCTCCCTGTTTTGTGGCTCCACTCAAAACGCTTGTCAGCGTGTGTATctcattctgctgctgctctgtgtgtttgcgtatCTGACAGCAGAACTGCCACTTACTGTGTTGTACTTGTCTTTGCCTTTGAGAAAGCTGCTACAGTATCTCTGGTTGTTGTGCAAcagtgagtgcgtgtgtgtatgagtgcctgtgtgtgtgcttgtggaTGCAGGGTTCTGGCATATCCAGCACCCACTTGACCcaattatttcctgttttacttaAATTCATTCTATTTTGTCTTTAGTTGCTTTTTGCAGCCCGAACCAGGGTTTTATCACAAAGCAGGTCAATCCATTTTACATAGATAATGGTGACCCCTGTTACTGTCTTTGAGTAGTAGGATGACAGGAGGTGGAAAAACCAAGATGTATTTTCAGCAAAGGTTTCTTTGCTCAAGCACCACTGTCCTGAATtgtattttaagtttttgtATTAACTCTACAAAAATCCAAATATGCATAGTTTCCCTATCGCCATCAAAAATTTTGCATAAAGAGCAGTAACAGTGTTTCAAAGGCTGCATTTTATCAactttatgttttacatttgtccCATTGATAAGAATTTAAACTggtgcatcatcatcattttgtctcTTGAACTTCAGAAAGagttgaaacattttcacacttgtGATTTAAGCTTTAAACTTGTAAAATTTCAGGGGGCAGTTGCCTGTTAACTAGTGGGGGCCAATGGCTGTGATATTTAATTTTGTCTAGCCAATTCACGGACTATTGGGTGCGATGGTTCAACAAGGCTTGGGGAAACTTGTTTTTTGCTAGTTTCACACACTGCTTTGTGATACAATcttgtgtaatgtgtgtaaataACATGTAGGTGCTGTTATATGTGGTACATATTGTAAAAAGAAGTGCAAATCCATTGGGATGTCCATGTACAATAACAATTctgacattaaaagaaaaaaaagcctttaaCTAAGTTGTCTTTGATTTTCCTACTGGTTGGATTTGACATTTTACTATTTGCAATTTGTGCTCGACAAAGTCTTATTTCAGTGCAGAATAATTACTCTCAAAAGTGATATTTCTACGAATTACCTCAGGCCTGTCTCAAGAAAGTAAGGATGAAGAGTTCAATCAAGTGGAAAACTGAAGACATGTAGCTATTATCTATTGCAGTGCCTGTGAGGTTAAGTGTATTGTTCCTTCTCAGTACCTTAATTGGAAAGGCCTTGGCATTCAGTCATTCCGTCATCAGTCACCAAGGGCAGAGGAACAGTGGGTCTACTAAAATGATATCATAGTGGTTGTGTATTTCAGTTTTCTATGCTGTACAGTGGAGTTTAAGCAGGTTGTCAACAAACTTCAATTTGGAGCATATTACGTAGTTCAACTTTTCCAACACATGGGGGTGACACAGACTATATtctgttttgtccttttttcatCTCAAAAGAAGCTTGAGCTGCTATACGCACTGACATGGAGCTGAAATGCCACAATAATAGAGGGATAATAAAATATCAGTCATTCAGAGAAGATTTGGATCAGTACTGTTCCATTAAAACTTTTTGTAGCATAAAGAATGTATTTTCTTGGTAACTCCATCCAACCAgagatgtgatgtttgtttggtGGAGTTCATTTTGTTCCCAGCAGAATCATTTTATTTGCTCAGTGTATGTTATTACAAATTTCTTCTTTCGATTTTCAATTTGTCAACAAAATGGGATTTTGTTATCTGTCTGTCTAGATATATTCATGCTTCCAAAACGTAAaagattaatttttttatatttattaccGATAGGTGAAACAGAACCAGTTACAACAAATAAAGAATACTGAGAAACTAAAAGCCTAAGAGCCAGTTATTCATATTATAGCATTTCAGGAGTTTTCTGATGTGACTGCATTAGCTAAATAATTAGAGGTAGCTAGTTCACCTATGCAGTCGCATCTCTtaataacataaaaattaaTCTGATTAAAGTTTGGAAAACTTACGACCTCTGCCAAGGACGTCTTGTTTTCAGTCCTCAACAAGTACTTAACACATTTCAGTGACATTTGCTAGAAATCAAGACCATAAGCCAAggaagaacttttttttttttcattaagtcCATGCCAAAATCATCTAATCACAtgcaaaattatttttctctttccacaCTTGCCTGTCCAAATGAACCAGAACCATTTCCACCTACACAGACATTCTAcaacacttttttgttttaccagGATTTCACCAAACTCTTTGTAATTGTGTTGCCAAATTTTTGTTTGCAAGTCC contains:
- the hapstr1b gene encoding HUWE1-associated protein modifying stress responses: MEERKEEGEAEIQEHGPEHWFSKWERQCLAEAEQNDPNEEETEQSQQKLWHLFQNSATAVAQLYKDRVCQQQGLSLWVPFQNAATAVTNLYKESMEARQRSYDLGIHLGYQRRNKEVIAWVKKRRRTIRREDLISFLCGKVPPPRTARAPPRVAMVSASRPSPPETGSSVETDLQPFREAIALHGLSGAMASISVRSGPPGSPTHPAQSLSRRRNGLHDVDLNTFIAEEMALHLDSTANRKRGPAPCSDVITDSPTHKRNRML